A stretch of the Vitis riparia cultivar Riparia Gloire de Montpellier isolate 1030 chromosome 13, EGFV_Vit.rip_1.0, whole genome shotgun sequence genome encodes the following:
- the LOC117928535 gene encoding phosphoglucan phosphatase LSF2, chloroplastic has translation MGAIGNSCFHLAFKNPLENGVVLMKNKSSCKLMVPSNSFKVKRISCKLPESGVEESATSNRVSNSNNRMEDYNTVMKGMMRNPYEYHHDLGMNYALITDHLIVGSQPQKPEDVDHLKQKENVAYILNLQQDKDVEYWGVDLPSIIKRCKELEIRHMRRPARDFDPDSLRSGLPKAVSSMEWAISEGKGKVYVHCTAGLGRAPAVAIAYMFWFCGMDLNTAYDTLTSKRPCGPSKQAIRGATYDLAKNDPWKGPLESLPERAFEGVADWERNLIQDRVRSLRGT, from the exons ATGGGAGCTATTGGCAACAGCTGTTTTCATTTGGCCTTCAAAAACCCACTTGAAAATGGCGTGGTATTGATGAAGAACAAATCTTCATGTAAGCTCATGGTTCCAAGCAACTCATTCAAAGTGAAGAGGATTTCTTGCAAACTGCCTGAAAGTGGGGTTGAAGAAAGCGCCACTAGCAATAGGGTCTCAAACTCCAATAACAGGATGGAAGATTACAATACAGTCATGAAGGGGATGATGAGGAATCCATATGAGTATCACCATGATCTTG GCATGAATTACGCATTGATCACTGATCATTTGATTGTGGGCTCCCAGCCTCAGAAACCTGAAGATGTGGATCATCTGAAACAGAAAGAGAATGTGGCCTACATCCTAAATCTGCAGCAGGACAAGGATGTTGAGTATTGGGGGGTTGACTTACCATCTATAATAAAAAGATGTAAAGAACTTGAAATCCGTCACATGAGAAGGCCG GCAAGAGATTTTGATCCAGATTCCTTGAGGAGTGGATTACCTAAAGCTGTTTCGTCGATGGAATGGGCCATCTCAGAGGGAAAAGGAAAGGTATATGTACATTGTACAGCCGGATTGGGGAGGGCACCAGCCGTTGCAATTGCTTACATGTTCTGGTTTTGTGGCATGGAT CTGAATACAGCCTATGATACGCTTACATCAAAGAGACCGTGCGGACCCAGTAAACAAGCAATACGTGGAGCTACTTACGATCTAGCTAAAAATGACCCTTGGAAGGGCCCTTTAGAGAGTCTCCCAGAACGTGCTTTTGAAGGTGTTGCAGATTGGGAGAGGAACTTGATTCAAGACCGGGTCCGTTCCCTGCGTGGAACTTGA
- the LOC117929367 gene encoding adenine/guanine permease AZG1 yields the protein MEMETASPKSSMVNRLNSAVGNSIVGKRFKFAERKTTFTTELRAGTATFLTLAYILAVNASVLTDSGGTCSVSDCVPLCSDTTVALANCSGNGLRVVQPDVSCKFDPVNPGYSACLAKVKKDLIVATAASALIGCVIMGAFANLPLGLAPGMGTNAYFAYTVVGYHGSGSVSYQNALAAVFIEGLIFLLISAVGLRTKLAKLVPKPVRISASAGIGLFLAFIGLQNNQGIGLIGYSSATMVTLGACPASKRVSLAPVTTLANGTVSLIPGGTVSGGLLCLNGRMESPTFWLAIVGFVIIAYCMVKNVKGAMIYGIVFVTAVSWFRNTEVTAFPHTAAGDSAYDYFKKVVEFHPIKKTAGALSFKGLNKGNFWEAMVTFLYVDILDTTGTLYSMARFAGFTDEKGNFEGQYAAFMSDASAIVVGSLLGTSPVTAFVESSTGIREGGRTGMTALTVAAYFFLSLFFTPLLASIPAWAVGPPLILVGVLMMRAVLEIEWNDMRQAIPAFVTLLLMPLTYSIAYGLIGGIGTFIVLHLWDWTVALLRQFGILKGPKSNDASISGGNGVHAGNPHVDGNAKPIDQV from the coding sequence ATGGAGATGGAGACTGCTTCACCAAAGTCTTCCATGGTGAATCGTCTCAACTCCGCCGTGGGAAACAGCATAGTGGGGAAGCGATTCAAGTTCGCAGAGAGGAAGACGACGTTCACCACGGAGCTTCGGGCGGGCACCGCAACGTTTCTTACTTTGGCCTACATCTTGGCCGTCAACGCCAGTGTATTGACGGACTCCGGCGGGACTTGTTCTGTTTCCGATTGTGTGCCTCTCTGCTCCGACACGACGGTGGCCTTGGCTAACTGCTCCGGCAATGGGCTTCGGGTGGTTCAACCGGATGTGTCGTGTAAGTTTGACCCGGTTAACCCGGGATACTCAGCATGTTTGGCTAAGGTGAAGAAGGATCTTATAGTGGCGACGGCGGCTTCGGCGTTGATTGGGTGTGTGATCATGGGGGCTTTTGCTAATCTGCCACTGGGTTTGGCTCCGGGGATGGGAACGAATGCTTATTTTGCATACACTGTCGTGGGGTATCATGGCTCCGGTTCGGTCTCGTACCAGAACGCTTTAGCGGCGGTTTTTATCGAAGGTTTGATCTTTCTGCTTATTTCGGCGGTTGGATTACGGACGAAACTCGCGAAACTCGTTCCGAAACCAGTTCGAATCTCGGCGTCAGCCGGAATCGGGTTGTTTCTCGCGTTTATCGGGTTGCAGAACAACCAAGGAATCGGGTTGATTGGTTACAGCTCCGCCACCATGGTGACTCTGGGGGCATGTCCGGCGTCGAAGCGTGTGTCGCTCGCGCCGGTCACCACTCTAGCAAACGGCACCGTTTCTCTAATCCCCGGCGGAACCGTCTCCGGTGGGCTCCTCTGCCTCAATGGCCGCATGGAGAGCCCTACGTTCTGGCTCGCTATCGTGGGCTTCGTCATCATCGCGTACTGTATGGTGAAGAACGTGAAAGGGGCGATGATCTACGGCATCGTCTTCGTCACCGCCGTCTCATGGTTCCGAAACACCGAAGTCACTGCATTCCCCCACACCGCTGCCGGAGACTCAGCGTACGATTACTTCAAAAAAGTCGTCGAATTCCACCCCATTAAGAAAACCGCCGGAGCTCTCAGCTTCAAGGGCCTCAACAAAGGCAACTTCTGGGAAGCCATGGTCACCTTCCTCTACGTCGACATCCTCGACACCACCGGAACCCTCTACTCCATGGCCCGCTTCGCCGGCTTCACCGACGAAAAAGGCAACTTCGAGGGCCAGTACGCTGCCTTCATGTCGGACGCAAGCGCCATCGTCGTGGGCTCCCTCCTCGGCACTTCGCCGGTGACGGCGTTCGTAGAATCATCGACCGGAATCCGGGAAGGGGGGCGGACGGGAATGACAGCGCTGACCGTAGCAGCGTACTTCTTCTTATCTCTATTCTTCACGCCGCTGTTGGCATCAATACCGGCGTGGGCGGTAGGACCGCCGCTGATACTAGTTGGAGTTCTGATGATGAGAGCAGTGTTGGAGATAGAATGGAATGATATGAGGCAAGCAATTCCGGCCTTTGTGACCTTGCTTCTGATGCCCTTGACCTACTCCATCGCCTATGGTCTGATTGGTGGGATTGGGACCTTCATTGTCCTCCATCTCTGGGATTGGACAGTGGCTCTCTTGAGGCAATTCGGAATTCTCAAGGGACCCAAGAGCAATGATGCTTCCATTTCCGGTGGCAATGGAGTCCATGCTGGTAATCCTCATGTGGATGGAAATGCGAAGCCAATTGATCAAGTATAG